The following proteins come from a genomic window of Ferrovibrio sp. MS7:
- a CDS encoding universal stress protein: MSEIPASNAPQTRRQKFLVVVDDTPEARVALRYATRRARNVQSGVVLLRVIEPVDFNQWAGVAEIMRQEAYEAAESLLRKLAEQVNLESGLLPEVSIREGSTTDQLLRLVEEDPAIRMLVLAAAPGNEPGPLVTALAGQMAGNLSFPITIVPGNLTDEQIDRIT; the protein is encoded by the coding sequence ATGAGCGAAATACCCGCGAGCAATGCGCCGCAGACGCGGCGGCAGAAATTCCTTGTCGTGGTCGATGACACGCCGGAAGCCCGCGTGGCGTTGCGCTATGCCACGCGTCGCGCCCGCAATGTGCAGAGCGGCGTGGTGCTGCTGCGCGTGATCGAGCCGGTGGACTTCAATCAATGGGCCGGTGTCGCCGAGATCATGCGCCAGGAAGCCTACGAGGCGGCGGAAAGCCTGCTGCGCAAACTGGCCGAGCAGGTGAATCTGGAATCCGGCCTGTTGCCCGAAGTCTCGATCCGCGAGGGCAGCACCACGGATCAACTGCTCCGGCTGGTGGAGGAGGATCCTGCCATCCGGATGCTGGTGCTGGCCGCAGCTCCCGGCAACGAGCCTGGCCCGCTGGTGACGGCGCTCGCCGGCCAGATGGCCGGCAACTTGAGCTTCCCGATCACCATCGTGCCTGGCAACCTCACCGACGAACAGATCGACCGGATTACGTAG
- a CDS encoding adenylate/guanylate cyclase domain-containing protein: MGEALPVERLPTWPDSRIELTPAARWLVDHGGESMPMEQLFAGFCERLAEEGIPLLRVIAALPSMHPQVLSRAFFWRRGQPVEVYSVGHDVTESDEYLNSPVWAIHQGAAAIRRRLDLPNAPMDFGILPELKEQGATDYLALPMRFTQGPGFGTMQNDTRQRNVSFCSFTTDRPGGFTPGELSYIMELMPLVSLRLEIEAGRRMTRDLLTTYLGRAPAKRVLKGNFHRGRGFEVEAAIWLSDLRGFTALSDRVGNQEMIATLDDYFEAMARPVQENEGEVLKFIGDGLLAIFRVDPELAKPGEDPREAACRRALQAACGAFGQLDALNLKRAEAGQSALRAGIGLHLGKVVFGNIGATDRLDFTVIGRAVNEVARVETSTKILSRPIVTSATFAQALPNAGLESLGFHVLRGVKRPQELHGVPADKLICGQTTATSEQKPEEK; the protein is encoded by the coding sequence ATGGGTGAAGCATTGCCTGTCGAACGGCTCCCGACCTGGCCCGATTCGCGCATTGAACTGACCCCGGCGGCACGCTGGCTGGTCGATCATGGCGGCGAGAGCATGCCGATGGAGCAGCTCTTCGCCGGCTTCTGCGAGCGGCTGGCCGAGGAAGGCATCCCGCTGCTGCGCGTCATCGCCGCCCTGCCCTCGATGCACCCCCAGGTGCTGTCCCGCGCCTTCTTCTGGCGCCGTGGCCAGCCGGTGGAGGTCTACAGCGTCGGCCATGACGTTACGGAAAGTGACGAATACCTCAATTCCCCGGTCTGGGCGATCCACCAGGGCGCCGCCGCCATCCGCCGCCGCCTCGACCTGCCCAACGCGCCGATGGATTTCGGCATCCTGCCGGAGCTGAAGGAGCAGGGCGCCACCGATTACCTGGCGCTGCCGATGCGCTTCACCCAGGGGCCGGGCTTCGGCACCATGCAGAACGACACCCGCCAGCGCAATGTCAGCTTCTGCAGCTTCACCACCGACCGCCCCGGCGGCTTCACGCCCGGCGAGCTCAGCTACATCATGGAACTGATGCCGCTGGTCTCGCTCAGGCTCGAGATCGAGGCCGGCCGGCGCATGACCCGCGACCTGCTGACCACCTATCTCGGCCGCGCCCCGGCCAAGCGGGTACTGAAGGGCAATTTCCACCGTGGCCGGGGCTTTGAGGTGGAAGCGGCGATCTGGCTCTCCGACCTGCGCGGCTTCACGGCGCTCTCAGACCGGGTCGGGAACCAGGAAATGATCGCCACGCTGGACGATTATTTCGAGGCCATGGCCCGCCCGGTGCAGGAAAACGAGGGCGAGGTGCTGAAATTCATCGGCGACGGCCTGCTTGCCATCTTCCGCGTCGATCCAGAACTGGCCAAGCCCGGCGAAGACCCGCGCGAAGCGGCCTGCCGCCGGGCATTGCAGGCCGCCTGCGGCGCCTTCGGCCAGCTCGACGCGCTGAACCTCAAGCGCGCCGAGGCCGGGCAGTCGGCCCTGCGCGCCGGCATCGGGCTGCATCTCGGCAAGGTGGTGTTCGGCAATATCGGCGCCACCGACCGGCTCGACTTCACCGTGATCGGCCGCGCCGTGAATGAAGTGGCGCGCGTCGAAACCTCGACCAAGATTCTCAGCCGCCCGATCGTCACCTCGGCCACCTTCGCCCAGGCGCTGCCCAATGCCGGCCTGGAATCGCTCGGCTTCCATGTGCTGCGCGGCGTCAAGCGGCCGCAGGAACTGCATGGCGTGCCGGCGGACAAGCTGATTTGCGGTCAAACGACGGCGACATCAGAGCAAAAGCCGGAAGAGAAATAA
- a CDS encoding NifU family protein yields the protein MFIQTETTPNPATLKFLPGRDVLPEGTANFRDAETAKASPLATRLFAVPGVDGVYLGLDFVTVTKSDWTDWSELKAPILGAIMEHFIAGLPVMGDDAGAAEAEEVFDPADREVVGQIKELIETRVRPAVAQDGGDIVFRGFQRGVVLLHMQGSCAGCPSSTATLKHGIENMLRHYVPEVTEVRAV from the coding sequence ATGTTCATCCAGACCGAGACCACGCCGAATCCGGCGACACTGAAATTCCTCCCCGGGCGCGACGTGCTGCCCGAGGGCACGGCTAATTTCCGTGACGCCGAGACGGCCAAGGCCTCGCCGCTGGCAACCCGGCTGTTCGCCGTCCCGGGGGTCGATGGGGTCTATTTGGGCCTCGACTTCGTCACCGTGACCAAGAGCGACTGGACCGACTGGTCGGAGCTTAAGGCCCCGATCCTCGGCGCCATCATGGAGCATTTCATCGCCGGCCTGCCGGTGATGGGTGACGATGCTGGTGCAGCGGAAGCTGAAGAAGTTTTTGATCCTGCCGACCGCGAGGTGGTGGGTCAGATCAAGGAATTGATCGAGACGCGGGTACGTCCCGCGGTGGCGCAGGATGGCGGCGATATCGTCTTCCGCGGCTTCCAGAGGGGAGTCGTTCTTCTGCATATGCAGGGTTCCTGTGCCGGCTGCCCGAGTTCCACCGCCACGCTGAAGCATGGCATTGAGAACATGCTTCGGCATTACGTGCCGGAAGTGACGGAAGTCCGGGCCGTTTAA
- a CDS encoding glucosaminidase domain-containing protein, whose amino-acid sequence MTAESTRSRTSDRSLLGLGSDVRLILAGVGVLVGVGLASGVGVGVMSAHIQEARAPEVEAQPVMLRETVQEAWERLTHLAQLEWRLPVTVAVRQPQPERVPAPERNTAEAQPQQVAGLPLVPPEIAAKRLAEAKALSPHRTAIRADAERTVDAMLRRFETEGFDLADLRSGGPSLEVPRIFLARLPIDIADVNLTEKRKRAFIKVMLPHILRENERIAEDREKLLKLQERRDSGLPLRPRDEAWLTDLSQRYGLDEADLDEMLLRVDMIPPALALAQSIEESGWGTSRFALLGNAVYGQWTWNPGSGIVPENRPDGEKYEILRFSSLEHSVAAYMRNLNSKSSYREFRDQRSKLRQRDMSLDGYSLAGHLHRYSVRGADYVRTLRSIMRTNDLEMFDSSRLSDEPAPVFSGLDFFSKG is encoded by the coding sequence ATGACGGCGGAAAGCACCCGCTCGCGTACCAGTGACCGCAGCCTGCTCGGGCTCGGCTCCGATGTGCGTTTGATTCTGGCCGGTGTCGGCGTGCTGGTGGGCGTAGGCCTGGCCAGCGGCGTCGGCGTTGGCGTGATGTCTGCTCATATTCAGGAAGCGCGTGCGCCCGAAGTCGAGGCGCAGCCGGTCATGCTGCGCGAAACGGTGCAGGAAGCCTGGGAGCGCCTGACCCATCTGGCTCAGCTCGAATGGCGCCTGCCGGTCACGGTTGCCGTGCGCCAGCCGCAGCCCGAGCGCGTGCCGGCGCCTGAACGCAATACCGCCGAAGCACAGCCGCAGCAGGTCGCGGGCCTGCCGCTGGTGCCGCCGGAAATCGCCGCCAAGCGCCTGGCCGAAGCCAAGGCGTTGTCGCCGCACCGCACCGCCATCCGCGCCGATGCCGAGCGCACCGTGGATGCCATGCTGCGCCGTTTCGAGACCGAGGGCTTCGACCTCGCCGATCTGCGCAGCGGCGGCCCCAGCCTGGAAGTGCCGCGCATCTTCCTCGCCCGTCTGCCCATCGACATTGCTGATGTGAATCTCACCGAGAAGCGCAAACGCGCCTTCATCAAGGTGATGCTGCCGCATATCCTGCGCGAGAACGAACGCATCGCCGAGGACCGCGAGAAGCTGCTCAAACTGCAGGAGCGCCGCGATAGCGGCCTGCCGCTGCGCCCGCGCGACGAGGCCTGGCTTACCGACCTGTCGCAGCGCTATGGCCTCGATGAAGCCGATCTCGACGAGATGCTGCTGCGCGTCGACATGATTCCGCCGGCCCTGGCGCTGGCGCAGTCGATCGAGGAATCCGGCTGGGGTACCTCGCGCTTCGCCCTGCTCGGCAATGCCGTGTATGGCCAGTGGACCTGGAATCCGGGCAGCGGCATCGTGCCGGAGAATCGTCCGGATGGTGAGAAATACGAAATCCTGCGCTTCTCCAGCCTGGAGCATTCGGTTGCCGCCTATATGCGCAACCTGAATTCCAAGAGCAGCTACCGCGAATTCCGCGACCAGCGCTCGAAGCTGCGCCAGCGCGACATGAGCCTGGACGGCTACAGTCTGGCCGGCCATCTGCACCGCTATTCGGTGCGCGGCGCTGACTACGTGCGCACGTTGCGCTCGATAATGCGCACGAACGACCTGGAGATGTTCGACTCGTCCCGCCTGTCGGATGAGCCGGCGCCGGTATTCAGCGGCCTGGATTTCTTCTCCAAGGGTTAG